The proteins below are encoded in one region of Penicillium psychrofluorescens genome assembly, chromosome: 4:
- a CDS encoding uncharacterized protein (ID:PFLUO_006305-T1.cds;~source:funannotate), translating to MFAVVDSDDVIYYGELPTRKAEILFPGLPLSDANQLCQAPLELAANVQVFIKRPNISQYDVYKRYNVVHLLAQSFLEAARTMEFLFAHPHPYFIRYHGCRFRRGYLTGIVLSRHSHHLKNYLSRGVGNIDKKSFMNALESAIYHLHLLGWAHNDLNPTNVLVDDSEASGGMPVLIDFGSAGEIGSLLGTSRGTSGWIEGRIEDYTTSKKEHDIFSLEKMRLWLENPTFDDD from the coding sequence ATGTTCGCTGTCGTCGACTCAGACGACGTCATCTACTACGGCGAACTACCTACCCGCAAAGCTGAGATCTTATTCCCAGGGTTGCCACTGTCTGACGCCAATCAGTTGTGTCAGGCGCCACTGGAGCTCGCCGCCAATGTCCAAGTCTTCATCAAGCGACCCAACATTTCCCAATATGATGTGTATAAACGATACAATGTAGTACACCTGCTCGCCCAAAGCTTTTTGGAGGCGGCCCGTACCATGGAATTTCTGTTCGCACACCCACATCCTTATTTCATCCGGTACCACGGCTGCCGCTTCCGGAGAGGCTACCTGACCGGAATCGTGCTCAGCCGCCATTCGCACCACCTGAAGAACTATCTCAGTCGCGGAGTGGGAAATATCGATAAGAAATCATTCATGAACGCGCTTGAGTCCGCTATTTATCACCTACATTTACTCGGCTGGGCACACAATGACCTCAACCCGACGAACGTGCTGGTCGACGACTCTGAGGCCAGCGGTGGAATGCCGGTCCTGATCGACTTTGGCTCGGCCGGGGAAATCGGTAGTCTACTGGGAACGTCCCGAGGTACGAGTGGTTGGATTGAGGGTCGGATTGAGGACTATACCACTTCTAAGAAGGAACATGATATCTTTTCCCTGGAGAAAATGCGTCTCTGGTTGGAGAACCCGACTTTTGACGACGATTGA
- a CDS encoding uncharacterized protein (ID:PFLUO_006306-T1.cds;~source:funannotate), protein MSQFHDYTVLLCQQVKLYDSVPLVKTRYFHILRRRFLQWLRLPVPSHYVRHPNKIKALYGVSEAGYLLIEYIEETQGTMLSNTWSEKQTDVELRTNFFRGLSQILLSISRTPLPRIGSFIISREGYVTLSNRPLSMELQELENEKIPTELSRDYTYSTVGSYVSDILAVHDSRLRNQPNAVNNVQDCGYQMSALAAMRTVAPLFFCRDFARGPFVFTLTDLHQSNIFVDDKWNITCLVDLEWACSRPIQMVEPPYWLTNNGVDEIDVKEYDKIRKELLTIMSAEETEKSSNILSKDAGDAPIRLSEVMEQAWTTGTFWYSLALSSPTGLFSLFYEHIQPLLSKHCPGEIGEIMPFYWDKDVGKFVATKLADKKKYDRELQNAFAK, encoded by the exons ATGTCCCAATTCCACGACTATACGGTTTTGCTATGTCAACAGGTGAAACTGTACGACAGCGTGCCCTTGGTAAAGAC CCGCTATTTCCACATCCTACGCCGTCGGTTTCTGCAATGGCTTCGTTTGCCGGTGCCTTCACACTACGTTCGCCATCCAAATAAAATTAAGGCTCTGTATGGCGTGAGCGAGGCTGGATATTTGTTGATAGAGTACATTGAGGAAACACAAGGGACGATGCTTTCGAACACGTGGTCTGAAAAACAAACCGATGTCGAGTTGCGGACGAATTTCTTCAGAGGTCTTTCTCAAATCCTGCTGAGTATCAGCAGAACACCGTTACCTCGTATTGGATCTTTCATTATCAGCAGGGAAGGATATGTAACATTGAGCAACCGCCCGCTTTCAATGGAGCTGCAAGAGTTGGAAAATGAGAAGATCCCGACCGAATTGTCCCGCGACTATACCTATTCCACTGTGGGGTCTTATGTATCGGATATCCTAGCAGTACACGACAGCCGCCTGCGAAATCAGCCCAATGCTGTGAACAACGTACAAGATTGCGGCTATCAAATGTCGGCATTGGCTGCAATGCGGACAGTAGCGCCGTTGTTTTTCTGCAGAGATTTTGCTCGTGGACCTTTCGTGTTTACATTGACAGATCTCCATCAGAGCAACATTTTCGTTGATGATAAGTGGAATATCACTTGCCTGGTTGATCTCGAATGGGCCTGCTCTCGGCCCATTCAAATGGTCGAACCTCCTTACTGGTTGACGAATAATGGTGTGGATGAGATTGATGTCAAGGAATATGATAAAATTCGAAAGGAGTTATTGACCATTATGAGTGCTGAGGAGACAGAGAAGTCTAGCAATATACTCTCAAAGGATGCCGGGGACGCACCGATACGACTATCGGAAGTTATGGAACAAGCATGGACAACAGGGACGTTTTGGTATTCCCTGGCACTCTCTAGTCCTACGGGTCTATTCAGCTTGTTCTACGAGCACATTCAACCCTTGCTGTCTAAGCACTGCCCAGGGGAGATTGGTGAAATCATGCCATTTTACTGGGACAAAGATGTGGGAAAATTTGTGGCGACCAAGCTCGCCGATAAGAAGAAATATGATCGTGAGCTTCAAAATGCTTTCGCAAAGTAG
- a CDS encoding uncharacterized protein (ID:PFLUO_006307-T1.cds;~source:funannotate) produces MRIDLDWLLEVLTIPHPIYNMMAGNINISKFCATVSHVISDSSKCDTYTLTSLLERGEHLDLMFSQWFNSLPNNRLPRKAQSPTGESIILYPDSTSAGVWNYYRGTRIILQRVILQIHRSLEILVLGNAFTSGTFLPRNPEEIIVEMIGEICESIPFSLGDLDIFGQHTPDSSYGKVGIKAVQGFALMWPLFSVPQSGYATQEQESQAREALRRIATTHGIRMGIVMSLEEVQLGRSCSSHSSASGQS; encoded by the coding sequence ATGCGGATCGATCTAGATTGGCTGCTGGAAGTGCTGACCATTCCGCACCCGATCTATAACATGATGGCGGGAAATATCAATATCAGCAAGTTTTGCGCCACTGTATCACATGTCATCTCCGACAGTTCGAAATGTGACACCTATACTCTGACATCGCTGCTCGAGCGTGGCGAGCACCTGGACTTAATGTTCTCTCAATGGTTCAATAGCCTCCCAAACAATCGGCTACCGCGCAAGGCCCAATCACCCACCGGCGAGTCTATCATCCTCTACCCCGACTCTACCTCCGCTGGGGTATGGAACTACTACCGTGGAACGCGGATCATTCTACAACGGGTAATCTTGCAGATACACCGTTCTCTAGAGATATTAGTCTTGGGAAACGCCTTCACATCGGGTACATTCTTACCACGTAACCCCGAagagatcatcgtcgagatGATAGGCGAGATCTGCGAGTCTATCCCCTTCTCCCTAGGAGACTTAGACATCTTCGGCCAACATACCCCCGATTCAAGCTATGGCAAGGTGGGCATCAAAGCGGTCCAAGGATTTGCCCTCATGTGGCCACTTTTCAGCGTCCCCCAGAGTGGCTATGCGACGCAAGAGCAGGAGTCGCAAGCGCGAGAGGCTCTGCGTCGGATTGCGACGACCCATGGTATTCGAATGGGAATCGTTATGAGTCTTGAAGAGGTGCAGCTCGGCCGTTCGTGCAGTTCACATAGCTCTGCATCAGGACAGTCGTGA